One Aegilops tauschii subsp. strangulata cultivar AL8/78 chromosome 2, Aet v6.0, whole genome shotgun sequence genomic window, ACGCCACGTACTTGCGCTGCATGCATGCATAACCATGTACGGCGTGGAACCTACGAACGATGCGATCGGCCACCAGCCAATGCAAACTGGATCACCAACCGAATAACAAATGACGACGACGTGGATCAAATCCGTTGATCGATGCGTGCAGTGGACTCTGGAACCAACCGAGTTTTAAATATAATTCGGCATCTGAAATTTCGGCGAGTTAGCCGGTCTCTCCTTGTCACGCATCACTTCGCCGGCCACCCTGCGAACATGCAGCCAGATCATCGACCGAGCTGGATCGATCAATGCCGAGACCTATATAAGCCATGCCTCGTCTGTTGCATTCattcatccatccatccatccatcagCCACTTCACACCAGAAATTCAGGCATGGCAGCTCCGACGAGAGCACTAGTCCTCGCTGTCCTTCTGGCGATCACTGTCGCCAACGCAGAGGCGGGGTCCGTCGTGGTCGGCCTGGCCAAGTGCGCAGACTGCACCAGGAAGAACATGATGGCCGAGGAAGCTTTCAAAGGTGAGCTAGCTACATGTATATTAGATAGATATGATATCAGCTCAGAGTCACTGATATACTGATGTCCCTGCCACGAACATTTTGTCAGGTCTCCAGGTGGCAATCAAGTGCAAGAACGTCCATGGCGACTATGAGAGCAAGGCAGTGGGCGCCCTCGACGGCACCGGCGCCTTCAGTGTGCCCCTCGCCGCTGACCTTCATGGCGCCGACTGCGTCGCTCAGCTCCACAGCACCACCTCCAACACGCCGTGCTCCGGCCAGAAGCCATCAAAGATCGTGCCGGTTTCGGAAGGCACCACCTTCGGCATCATCGCCGGTGGCCACACCGCCACAGCATCCGCGGTGTCGCCGGAGTGCGCGTCCATGACCCTGTGCGGGCCGATCAAGAAGCACATCATCGAACACTTCCACCACAAGAAGCCCGTGCCACCGAAGCCAGAGCCCAAGCCCCAGCCCCACCCGGACTACGGTCCCGTACCCAAGCCGGAACCGAAGCCGCAGCCCCACCCGGACTACCACCCCGTCCCTCCCACGCCCACctacggcggcagcggcggcggataCCACGgacatcactagtagaaaaaggggcttttaccccggttggtaagggccttctgtcccggttttcgaaccgggactaaatggtcgttactaaagccctaaccctttagtcccggttcttacacgaaccgggacagaatgtcctccacgtggccgcttctgccagcccaggcaggggggcctttggtcccggttggtgacatcaaccgggaccaataggcagggccttttgtcccggttggtgtcaccaaccgggaccaataggcatccacgcgtcagcatttcaggggctggggtttctgtttttttttgaagggggggggtttgggggttttggggggttaatttaggtgtttcatatattgtgttagctagctaattaatagagagaagtgtcctctcttatctccatgcttggtcgacgctacgtactatatacgtatggagaggactagacacgctagctagtaagcaaatgaaggaaatagaagatcgtcatgaacatatgcatacagagagaagtgatatcgaccacctctccttctccgagagattggtcgaacaacaagttctcgtatatctatctgacactaccggctacatatatacaataattatctcttacaatataatctcctaattaaattgtaagaacacagggtccacatagtattctccgttttcagcgatcaggtggtcaaggaagaattccgccaattcctcttgaattgctcgcatacgatctggtgctaggagttcatcccgcatccgaaacatctaatttgaagaagggggtcaatacatatatatatgaataaatgaaactcgacacaaatgatggtaataaaataaaattgtgaatattattgcttacgcatttcatattgttcgtcagagtagccccgctcacaagTCGTGTGGCagatagactcgcaaacgtagtatccacagaaatcattcccttgttcctgccacaatcactttacaagaaatagaggtcaatctaactgataagcaagcatgctaaatggtattgatgaaactagcgcttgaatcactaggagatgtgcggaacatgctactatagtacttactttcgggtgtctaaattgcagcttcttcggcagtcccggagcttttgtggtgaattttctccaaaccctgccagacaaagaaaacaattacttgatatcaggaaatgaacaaagttgctgatatggtggataatgatcgatttaacttacttctcgagcatttgagtcatgtccgcatagtcctggggatcttttcgtctcgagtctaagacggttactactccctgctcaagcttaatctctaggagaatatagtggaagctgcgcatgcatgcataagtcatcaattacattaccataacctggactaataagggaaaccgaatatgcacaagacagtaacactcacttgaagttgtaaggaaagagtattatatctttgttttgatttaataccaacgatcgtagcaagttggcctcggcttctttggcatgtttttcaaccgtatatgcatctatgagatttgtgttaatgaacccaatatcaccgatttgtcttttcttcaattcggcgatcttcaatctgcataatatagtgaggataattataaatacatgcaatgaaatagctgacctatatagagagacttaatgacagaagtagtactacttacagacagtagcaagtgatcgttgatttatcgagggccttttgattgaaaaactggaagaactcctcaaatggaacattcagcagttcaattccaacgaggtcatgctccggtttaactctcagcgtcaaagtattcatcacatcagactctctgcaggttttcatgtaccaatcatgtaatcttcgcatcatcgttgttagagatctttcatctttgacgagaggcttcccgtaatggtatttgtgttcgtccacctccatgatttcataatgtacatcgtcgggcaggtaatctccaagattgctataactgggcacaatcctcggatcattagcgacgatgtcgctagacaccttgagcggggggcacgattggttcgcttgttcgccgagctgggcaattattttcccagctcgtcgttcttttaacctttgatcactgacagtacttcccgaccgctccgcttcgacaaatgtctttgcaataatgcgctcatagttgcctttcggcggagtctttggtggttttgtcagggcagccagagtgcgcttcgctttcacgggatgtaccttctcctccggaggtggatgtttctttgctttcaccccttcaaagaagtttgtcacttcggctcgcatgatcttcgcgttctcctccggggtcctctcgtatggtaacttctctggagtcttcagagaaggaccgaatctgtattgcctcccgcctctggcagctgtactgctagacgccggcagagcagacggaccggctgcggctgtcttctttccttgcttacgaggcggaggagaaggactacaaCGCGCCAGAGctgccggagcggcggcgggtctcttccgcccttgctgacgaggcggagaaggaggaggctggctgctctggcacgccggcgcaggcggagaaggaggcggagtgccgccacgcgccagagaaggaggctgagtgccctgatcactcgccggaggaggaggcggagtgccgccacgcgccggagaaggaggctgagtgccctgatcactcgccggaggaggaggcggcggagtgcccttacttgCCGGAGGCGTCtagttcggaaggttaatgagctccttccgccataggcacggagtcttcagagtagaacccagccgagtctccccttcaccagtagggtggtcaagctggaggtcttcaaatccctccgttatttcatccaccatcaccctagcatatccttctggaatcggccggcagtggtaggttgcgccgggttcaggacgtaaaacagagccaacagccgccttgactttgaagttctgccattgcgccataaggtggcaatgttgagactccgtgatagcatccatggggtagctagcaggagccgtcaagacatgctccggctgaagcagctcggtggaagccacgctgcttctccgctgagatgttggggtagcttcgggggtagtttcggcatgtcgattgccgtctcgttcctctagcgcttgaaccctttcgtgcagcttctgaatttgggtctgctccacttttttcctcctctcctggcttttgtaaccgcctgcttccggaaaaccagccttccacgaaacggagcctggcgtgcctcgtgtccgtccagggtgctcaggattcccgagggccattgtgagctcgtcgttctctctgtctggaacgaacgtcccttgctgcgctgcatcgatatagtgctgaagcctcttgactggtattctcgaaagctcgtccgtccaaacgcacctccctgatacagggtccaattttccgccagccgCGAAGAACCAattccggcaacggtctggctagttcattgtctgtggttcgatccctttttcaagcagatcattcttagccttggcccacttaggccgggctttgaggtagccacctgaccccgtgcgatggtgaagcttcttcttcgcagcattcttcttgtttgtcgctgacatcttcttactcttttctgatgtcttgttggccacaaatgcgggccagtgatctctgatcttctcataccggccgatgaattctggtgtctcttctttgtcgacaaacgttttcagctcattcttccacctcctgaataagtctgccatcttcttaagagcatgagacttgattaattgctctttaactggcttctccggatcctcctctggcggtagggtgaaatttgccttcagctcagtccaaagatcatctttctgcatatcattgacataagacacctcagggtcttccttcttaggcttataccattggtggatgctgatcgggatcttgtccctaacaagaaccccgcactgagcagcaaatgcttcctttgtccggacgggttcaatcggttggccgtcgcgcgcgattgctgtgatctcaaacctttcatcagagcgcaactttctcttcgggcctcgtctctttaccgaagttgtgcttgatccggagggctagaaaaaagaagaaagacaagagttaattaatatgtgtgcataccaaaacaatgaatgcatcaattagctagtcagcacaggcttaactaatatatttacctggccggactctgttcggtcaccggagccgtcaccacgggctccttcttgcaccggcattgggtcaccggagccatcataatcatgtctttcctcctccactcttcaatcaccgtagcctgcttcttcaccctgttcttccagaccatcattgtcgttaagatacgacaagatatcacctccggctaagattatgtcccccaacacctcttctgcttgctcgtctcttCCGTGCTCCATtctttctgcaaatattacaacatggcaattattacacaaacatgacagcaggtggatatattagtgcaaacgtagacctagcttattccgggttaggggtggcctcggcaacgcttcaagggtaggggcgcggcgggagggggtaggagaccgatatcgtttttttctagggtttgggtgtcctcgagagttttggtcgagcgagagggccggggggtgctcccgtggtataagttatcacggtcgagagggggtataaatatcgaccgtccatcatgtcgaagttatctgggagggagttatatatatcgacaacgacgacatacatacatgggaaaataatgttatcggggagggggtatatcgacaacgacatacccgataaaaatgaagacgaagaagaaataaaaagaggagaagaagaaaggaatagaggagaagatcgaagaaaaaaagaagaaaaagaagaggagaagaagaaaggaatataGGAGAAGAAGAAAATCTATATTTTCTATAgattttcttcttctcctctattcctttcttcttctcctcttctttttcttcttttttcctcttcttgtttatttctcctcttcttcctctcctcttcttctcctttcttcctcttcttattttcttttttcctatccttctttttcttcttcttccttttcttcctagctagatatataaaacttttctaaaaatgtaacttttgcatatatataaaacttttcttcttcttccttgttccttctcttccttcttttcctaaatatataaaacttttttaaaaatgaaactaacctaaaatggaCTAAATtagagaacatatatagataaaactttctaaaaatctatgttttgcatacatgaacatatatatacacagagaacatacatacatatatacattttaataaaaatgcaaaaaaaaaatctgaaaagaGGACATATAAtcagatatacacacatacatatactcacacatatacatataatctggaaaaaaacatcatatatatgtgAAAAAATAGGGAGGCaggggcggcgccggcctgaccaaaggagaggtgcggcgtggtcggggcaggggcagaggcacggcgcgcgtcggggtagagggcggcgacgacggcgtggtcggggcaggggcgacggcggcgtggtcgatcagggcagggcgaggcagaggcacggcgagggcccgcggcgtggtcggggcagctggggcgacgacggcgtggtcggggcaggggcgcgcggcgtggtcggggcgggccgacggcggcgtggtcggggcaggggcggctgCGTCGACGaggcagagggcggcgacggcgtcgacggggcgagctcgggcagcctggcggcgtcgtcggggcggggcaactgcagagatgaatctgaaaaacgctaagtgttttcttatatacttagagcattggtcccggttcgtggcaccaaccgggaccaatgcccccctttagtcccggttggtgccaccaaccgggaccaaaggcctcttttcagtagcccaaagggcgggaagcggcggcctttggtcccggttggtggcaccaaccgggactaaagggggggcattggtcccggttggtgccactaaccggtacccatgcccccctttagtcccggttggtgccaccaaccgggaccacaggacatgtgctgcccgcgtcgcggccaaactttagtcccacctcgctagttgagagagctcgagagtggtttataagcgctgctgcgcccaccctctcgagctcctctcaactacaggctttcgggcctaaccatacactatgtgcctgtggggcctactgggccacgtgcgggcctgaatcctggcccatggttgggtttctagtcgtattcaggccgtggtggcccagtagatggcacttttttttctttgttgctttatttattttattttgtttctacttacaacaaaatacttactgttgctatttttatttattttattaaagtttattttttaattctttttgcttttaggtcacaaaaattataaactttctgttagtgccattagttttcaaatttgaattgtttaaatttgaattctttgaaatttgtgtgaatcgctagtttgtgattaactttactataaaaatagattttggagtgattctttttcctgctatttaatattactgtgttttatgattctattcaaaaacacattttgttattttagtttctaacaaagaaaatctttatgataatgctttttgctattaaagtttctaacaaaaatattctttatgaaaattccttttgctattggagttttataaaagctttttagttgattcttttggctattgaagaatattatagttttgttttagttgatcataacagcatattttaattgattatttttagttcattctttttgctattagttcatgagctataaatgaccctgaaattgaaaagcactacaaatgaactctgaaaaggttgaaagttggcatggtgtcatcatttcacccacatagcatgtgctaaaaagttgagagggttacggtaaaaactggatgcacttcgtgtacaaaatggacaatctcttccgaagtatcagggtttcgaacgaaaactcatcagttacaaagggatttcatttttttgaacttatttgaactccagactttttgtgtgttcaaaatgcaccattcaaagccacatcatcaattttcaaccctttttgacttcatttgttatttttcatgcatttactcattttcatgagctatatgaccgtgaaattgaaaagcactacaaatgaactctgaaaaggttgaaagttggcatggtgtcatcatttcacccacgtagcatgtgctaaaaagttgagaggattacggcaaaaactggatgcacttcgtgtataaaatggacaatctctttcgaagtatcaggatttcggacgaaaactcatctgttacaacaggcatttcaaatgaactacaaagagtttgaaagttggcatggtatcatcataatagttgtggagagaaagtcttcaccttttcttcgcttgtgtcctttgcttattgcgccgtaaccatggataatcttcatcgtttatcaggatgcttggatcagccttgactttgaagggaggaatttcatgaaacttttcataatcttcagacatgtatgtcttgccctccactcccacgatgtccctttttcctgaaagaactatgtgggcgctttggctcatcgtatgatgta contains:
- the LOC109745032 gene encoding uncharacterized protein; the encoded protein is MAAPTRALVLAVLLAITVANAEAGSVVVGLAKCADCTRKNMMAEEAFKGLQVAIKCKNVHGDYESKAVGALDGTGAFSVPLAADLHGADCVAQLHSTTSNTPCSGQKPSKIVPVSEGTTFGIIAGGHTATASAVSPECASMTLCGPIKKHIIEHFHHKKPVPPKPEPKPQPHPDYGPVPKPEPKPQPHPDYHPVPPTPTYGGSGGGYHGHH